In Zingiber officinale cultivar Zhangliang chromosome 3B, Zo_v1.1, whole genome shotgun sequence, a single window of DNA contains:
- the LOC121967195 gene encoding putative germin-like protein 2-2, with product MAVKLLLIALLALASSNAILASDPSPLQDFCVADRNSKISVNGFPCKNMDDVKAEDFFFCGLDRPGNTTNNVGSAVTQANVNQIPGLNTLGVSLVRIDYAPNGLNPPHTHPRATEVLAVIEGELYVGFVTSNLNGGGNRLFTKNLRKGDVFVFPQGLIHFQFNTGKTNAIAFAGLSSQNPGVITIANAVFGSRPPISDDVLAKAFQVDKNLVDWLQAQFWTDNNY from the exons ATGGCTGTTAAACTCCTCCTCATTGCACTCcttgccttggcttcctccaATGCAATATTGGCTTCCGATCCTAGTCCCCTTCAGGACTTCTGCGTCGCCGATCGTAACTCAAAGA TATCCGTCAATGGATTTCCATGCAAGAACATGGACGACGTGAAAGCGGAAGACTTCTTCTTTTGCGGCCTTGATAGGCCCGGCAACACCACCAACAACGTCGGCTCCGCTGTCACCCAAGCAAACGTGAACCAAATCCCAGGGTTGAACACGCTCGGCGTCTCCTTGGTTCGCATTGACTATGCACCTAATGGTCTCAACCCTCCTCACACCCACCCACGCGCCACGGAGGTCCTCGCCGTGATAGAAGGAGAGCTCTACGTTGGCTTTGTGACCTCCAACCTCAACGGCGGCGGCAACCGCCTATTCACCAAGAATCTGAGAAAGGGTGATGTGTTTGTGTTCCCGCAGGGCCTCATCCACTTCCAGTTTAACACAGGGAAAACTAATGCGATCGCGTTCGCCGGTCTCAGTAGCCAAAACCCAGGCGTCATCACTATCGCCAACGCTGTGTTCGGGTCGAGGCCACCCATTTCTGATGATGTGCTCGCCAAGGCTTTCCAAGTGGACAAAAACCTTGTTGACTGGCTCCAGGCGCAGTTCTGGACCGACAACAACTACTAG